A window of the Tunturibacter empetritectus genome harbors these coding sequences:
- a CDS encoding CRTAC1 family protein — MCTGSAASLCFLIASVVFGQISPPPHVATQQPPVIPGKFVDITQSSGIHFQGVASHTSTKYLLETMGSGVAVFDYDNDGLLDIFFVNGAHLDSPTTKGTIPQKSGPHDWNRLYHQKKDSTFEDVTERSGLKGVGYGMGVAVGDFDNDGFEDLYVTAYGGNRLYHNNGNGSFTDITESSGTAGSGWSTSAAWIDLDNDGLLDLVVLRYVKWDFEDVWCGEHRDGYRAYCHPDIFPAIAPLVYHNDGNGHFTEVSKKIGLSVPGKGLGIALADFDRDGKIDIAVANDSMLEFLYRNNGDGTFEEMGLNAEIAVDGDGRTYAGMGIDFEDYDNDGLPDLVITNLANQRYALYKNNGDGSFTYDTYMSGIGRITLLHSGWSVHFLDYDNDGLKDLLIAQGHDLDTIELTSPQLHYKEPMLLARNTGHGFVDVSEVSGSVFVQPWVSRGMAVGDFDNDGRIDAVVTTNGGAAHILHNETATQNHWLTLRLVGHRSNRDAIGAEIKLTTSKGSQYVTVSTAGGYLSSNDKRAHFGLGTDIVAKEIEIRWPSGVVQKLGEVKSDRILQVDEPLQSTAETSPAESSRR, encoded by the coding sequence GTGTGCACCGGCAGTGCGGCTTCGCTCTGCTTCCTGATTGCATCTGTTGTCTTCGGGCAGATCTCACCTCCTCCTCACGTTGCCACACAACAACCGCCCGTCATCCCCGGCAAATTTGTCGATATCACCCAAAGCAGTGGTATTCATTTTCAAGGTGTCGCGTCCCATACCTCGACAAAGTATCTGCTTGAGACGATGGGCTCGGGAGTCGCCGTCTTTGACTATGATAACGACGGCCTCCTTGACATATTCTTCGTCAACGGAGCTCACCTTGACAGCCCAACAACAAAGGGCACCATTCCGCAGAAGTCCGGCCCCCACGATTGGAACCGCCTCTATCACCAGAAAAAGGACAGTACCTTCGAGGATGTCACCGAGCGCTCTGGGCTCAAAGGCGTCGGCTACGGCATGGGTGTCGCAGTGGGAGACTTCGACAATGACGGCTTTGAAGATCTCTACGTGACGGCTTATGGCGGCAATCGCCTCTATCACAACAACGGCAACGGCAGCTTCACCGACATCACCGAGAGCTCCGGAACCGCTGGCAGTGGCTGGTCGACCAGTGCGGCCTGGATCGATCTCGACAACGACGGCCTACTCGACCTCGTCGTCCTCCGCTACGTCAAATGGGACTTTGAAGACGTCTGGTGCGGCGAGCATCGCGACGGTTATCGCGCCTATTGCCATCCAGACATCTTCCCCGCGATCGCTCCCCTGGTCTACCACAATGACGGAAACGGCCACTTCACCGAGGTTTCTAAAAAAATCGGCCTCTCTGTCCCCGGCAAAGGTCTCGGGATCGCGCTCGCCGACTTTGACCGTGACGGCAAGATCGATATAGCCGTCGCGAACGATTCCATGCTGGAGTTCCTCTACCGCAACAACGGAGACGGCACCTTTGAGGAGATGGGGCTCAACGCCGAGATCGCAGTCGACGGCGATGGCCGCACCTACGCCGGTATGGGCATCGACTTTGAAGACTACGACAACGATGGTCTTCCCGATCTTGTCATCACCAATCTTGCCAACCAGAGATACGCCCTCTACAAAAACAACGGCGACGGCAGCTTCACTTACGACACCTACATGTCAGGCATTGGCCGCATCACTCTTCTCCACTCCGGCTGGAGCGTTCACTTTCTCGACTACGACAATGACGGGCTCAAGGATCTACTCATTGCCCAGGGACATGATCTCGACACTATCGAACTCACTTCACCTCAACTTCACTACAAAGAGCCGATGCTTCTTGCGCGCAACACTGGTCACGGCTTTGTCGACGTGTCCGAGGTCTCAGGAAGCGTCTTCGTTCAGCCTTGGGTCAGTCGCGGAATGGCGGTGGGCGATTTCGACAATGACGGCCGCATCGACGCAGTAGTCACGACAAACGGCGGAGCCGCCCACATCCTGCATAACGAAACGGCGACGCAGAATCATTGGCTCACGCTGCGCCTGGTCGGCCACCGCAGCAACCGGGATGCCATCGGCGCAGAGATAAAGCTGACAACATCCAAAGGATCTCAATATGTCACTGTCTCGACCGCGGGGGGCTATCTCTCCTCTAACGATAAACGCGCGCACTTTGGCCTCGGAACGGATATAGTCGCAAAGGAGATTGAGATTCGGTGGCCTAGTGGTGTCGTCCAGAAGTTAGGTGAGGTAAAGTCCGACCGAATTCTTCAGGTGGACGAACCTCTTCAATCGACCGCGGAGACCAGTCCAGCAGAGTCCTCCAGGCGCTGA
- a CDS encoding tetratricopeptide repeat protein, with translation MQQARDQIKRSEFAAAEQVLRTFLQREPASADALYLLGEVLMRRDQPKESLRVFTQAAAERRPTGEELRLVGLDYVLLQDYADAIRWLKQATDLSPGDADTWYSLGRAQYSKGDYGGAETSFRRVLTLDSRSVKAENNLGLTLASQNHLEKAMEAYRKAEALQQGSALQSEQPLLNLGLLLLDRNQPQEAAEKLARAAAIGPSCAQCQEALGQALLALNRLTEAEAAMEKAVALEPKNPRFHFVLGRAYKQSGEVEKSKIELQKSAELYGSHSTTAQ, from the coding sequence TTGCAGCAAGCACGGGATCAAATAAAACGATCTGAATTCGCTGCTGCAGAGCAAGTCCTGCGAACATTTTTGCAGCGCGAGCCTGCTTCCGCCGATGCACTTTATCTGCTGGGCGAGGTGCTGATGCGTAGAGATCAGCCGAAGGAGTCGCTAAGAGTTTTCACTCAGGCTGCTGCAGAACGCCGACCTACGGGCGAAGAGTTGCGCCTGGTTGGGCTGGACTACGTTCTGCTACAGGATTACGCCGATGCAATTCGATGGCTGAAGCAGGCGACGGATCTCTCTCCGGGCGATGCGGATACCTGGTACAGCCTGGGACGCGCGCAGTACAGCAAAGGAGATTACGGCGGAGCTGAGACGTCCTTCCGGAGGGTGCTTACCTTGGATAGCCGCAGCGTAAAGGCGGAGAACAATCTGGGGCTTACACTTGCGTCTCAAAATCATCTGGAGAAGGCGATGGAGGCGTATCGTAAGGCCGAAGCGCTACAGCAGGGCTCGGCGTTACAGAGCGAACAACCGCTACTAAATCTTGGGCTGTTGCTACTGGATCGAAATCAGCCGCAGGAGGCTGCTGAAAAACTAGCGCGGGCAGCCGCGATTGGTCCGTCGTGTGCGCAGTGTCAAGAGGCGCTTGGCCAGGCTTTGCTGGCTCTCAACAGGCTGACGGAGGCGGAAGCGGCGATGGAGAAAGCGGTCGCGCTGGAACCGAAGAATCCGCGGTTCCACTTTGTGCTGGGGCGCGCCTACAAGCAGAGCGGCGAGGTGGAAAAGAGCAAAATCGAACTGCAAAAGAGTGCAGAGCTATATGGTTCTCATTCCACTACGGCGCAATAG
- a CDS encoding cytochrome c3 family protein, with the protein MANASGLAGERLIPGSFRHAPSGVIYTVSNQAHPTLDYTLPTAPPIEIEERLHYFLGSGHLGLTYLYSKNGYLLESPIAYYANLKGYAMKPGFQRSRELPGALTLNPSCLRCHMSSVNKQVEGTDNLYRGLPFEYVGITCESCHGDSREHVASSGRTAVVNPVKLSPAKRDSICSVCHLEGDTSVERRDRSVLDFKPGADLTDFMSYFVYVGENTTQRAVSEIEQFQSSRCRIASGPGMSCMTCHNPHASPTAEERTNFYRTKCLTCHTQDKYVAEHYVVTRDCTSCHMPKTGAQNIPHVSWTDHRIRQHPAQPDLEAVPARTPELVPILASTSKSRDLALAYYNLVVVKGLTTERSRAWQMLIAAEKSDPEDPAVLRALGIIAQLNQDDAHAKTYYQDVLKNDPENLAAATNLGTLLARAGNLQAAADSWQRAFRQNADIPALGQNLAKAQCMLGSKEAAEDTLRTVLVYSPGMGEARHTLTALEDGSRPCAAPQAKENR; encoded by the coding sequence ATGGCCAACGCGAGCGGACTAGCCGGCGAACGACTTATCCCAGGATCGTTTCGGCACGCTCCATCCGGCGTCATTTACACAGTTAGCAACCAAGCGCACCCTACACTTGACTATACCCTTCCCACGGCGCCTCCTATCGAAATCGAAGAGCGGCTTCATTACTTCCTAGGCTCTGGTCACCTCGGCTTGACCTACCTCTATTCGAAGAACGGATACCTGCTGGAAAGTCCGATTGCCTACTACGCAAACCTCAAAGGCTACGCCATGAAGCCCGGCTTTCAGCGGTCGCGGGAACTCCCCGGAGCGCTCACGCTCAACCCAAGCTGTCTGCGCTGCCACATGAGCAGCGTGAACAAGCAGGTAGAAGGCACCGACAATCTCTATCGCGGACTACCCTTCGAGTACGTAGGCATAACCTGCGAGAGCTGCCACGGGGATAGCCGCGAACATGTTGCCTCTAGCGGACGCACCGCTGTCGTCAACCCCGTCAAGCTTTCGCCTGCAAAGAGAGATAGTATCTGCAGTGTTTGTCATCTCGAAGGCGATACAAGTGTCGAACGCCGCGACCGGTCCGTACTCGACTTCAAACCTGGCGCCGATCTCACCGACTTCATGTCCTACTTTGTCTATGTCGGCGAGAACACGACCCAGCGTGCCGTCAGCGAGATCGAGCAGTTCCAGTCCAGCAGGTGCAGGATCGCGAGCGGGCCCGGCATGTCGTGCATGACCTGTCACAATCCTCACGCTTCGCCAACGGCTGAAGAGCGCACCAACTTCTATCGCACCAAATGTCTCACTTGTCACACTCAGGACAAATATGTCGCCGAGCACTACGTCGTAACTCGCGACTGCACCAGCTGCCATATGCCAAAAACCGGAGCGCAGAACATCCCCCATGTATCATGGACCGATCACCGCATCCGACAGCATCCCGCCCAACCCGATCTGGAAGCCGTTCCGGCTCGAACCCCGGAGCTGGTTCCGATTCTAGCCAGCACGAGCAAATCGCGCGACCTCGCTCTGGCGTACTACAACCTCGTTGTGGTTAAAGGACTCACAACCGAAAGATCGCGTGCATGGCAGATGCTCATTGCGGCGGAAAAATCTGATCCCGAGGACCCTGCAGTGCTGCGCGCGCTCGGAATCATAGCCCAATTGAATCAGGATGACGCTCACGCCAAGACCTACTACCAGGATGTCTTGAAAAACGATCCCGAGAACCTGGCAGCCGCAACGAATCTAGGTACTCTCCTCGCCCGAGCGGGTAACCTCCAGGCAGCTGCAGATTCGTGGCAGCGAGCCTTCCGTCAAAACGCGGACATCCCCGCCCTCGGACAGAATCTCGCCAAGGCGCAGTGCATGCTTGGATCTAAAGAAGCCGCAGAAGACACGCTCAGAACTGTGCTCGTCTACAGCCCTGGAATGGGAGAGGCGCGCCATACTCTCACAGCGTTGGAGGACGGCAGTCGGCCGTGTGCTGCTCCCCAAGCGAAAGAAAACAGGTAG
- a CDS encoding LacI family DNA-binding transcriptional regulator, translating into MAVRMKDVAQSLGVSIVTVSKALKNHPDIAKATRERVMAKIKEVNYRPNLMARSLVTGRSSLVGLIVPDLIHPFFSEIAKSLSSALRKKDFFLLVASSESDAVLEDAEIEHMLAHRLDALVVATTQSTSEKLRKVSENGPPLILLDRDFLDFRSNFLGSNDYKVGELATEHLIAIGRKKIAHIRGPENRVGKSRFEGYQHTLERHGVAIDPRYVIAPLGSVDVDGRRRGETAMKHLLSLKMRPDAVFCFNDMIASGAMMAALDAGLKIPRDLAVIGCGNYHYDELLRVPLSTIDQRIEPLGLRTAKMIFRLVEAEGPIRPQRVILEPELVVRESSRVVK; encoded by the coding sequence ATGGCTGTCCGAATGAAAGATGTTGCGCAAAGTCTCGGCGTCTCGATCGTGACGGTCTCAAAGGCGCTTAAGAACCATCCCGATATTGCGAAGGCAACACGCGAACGAGTGATGGCGAAGATCAAAGAAGTTAACTACCGGCCGAATCTGATGGCTAGGAGCCTGGTGACCGGGCGCAGTTCTCTCGTTGGTCTCATCGTGCCGGACCTAATTCACCCCTTCTTCTCCGAGATCGCGAAATCGCTCTCAAGTGCGCTGCGCAAGAAGGACTTCTTCCTGCTCGTAGCCTCCTCCGAGAGTGACGCTGTCCTCGAAGATGCCGAGATCGAGCATATGCTCGCTCACCGGCTGGATGCCCTGGTGGTAGCCACAACACAGTCGACCTCGGAGAAGTTGCGCAAGGTCAGCGAGAATGGGCCGCCGCTGATTCTTCTCGACCGCGACTTTCTGGATTTTCGCTCTAACTTCCTCGGATCGAACGACTACAAGGTTGGTGAGTTAGCAACGGAACATCTCATCGCCATCGGTCGCAAGAAGATCGCCCACATCCGAGGTCCGGAGAACAGGGTAGGGAAGAGCCGTTTCGAGGGATATCAACATACTCTCGAGCGCCACGGGGTTGCCATCGATCCTCGGTATGTGATCGCACCGCTCGGCTCAGTGGATGTAGATGGCCGGAGGCGAGGGGAGACGGCGATGAAGCACCTGCTAAGCCTGAAGATGCGTCCGGATGCGGTCTTCTGCTTCAATGACATGATCGCGTCCGGTGCCATGATGGCCGCTTTGGACGCCGGCCTGAAGATACCTCGTGATCTCGCAGTCATTGGTTGCGGAAACTATCACTACGATGAACTGCTTCGCGTCCCGCTTTCGACAATAGACCAGAGGATTGAGCCCCTGGGCCTTCGGACCGCGAAGATGATCTTCCGTCTCGTTGAAGCAGAAGGGCCGATTCGTCCCCAGCGCGTCATACTGGAGCCAGAGCTGGTGGTTAGAGAATCTTCCAGAGTTGTGAAGTAG
- a CDS encoding alpha-L-fucosidase — protein sequence MKLSRRGALGLLAGAGQAAVTSRLLGAVINSPANPVGRVATSLERTLAKGPFEPTWKSLKAHYETPDWFRDAKFGIWAHWTAQCVPEQGDWYARRMYLQGDPAYDYHVKNYGHPSKVGFKDIDIMWKAERWDPEALMDLYQAAGAKYFMALANHHDNFDNYKSKYHDWNSTRVGPMKDIVGTWGAICKRRGLRYGVSNHSAHAWHWFQTAYGYDAEGPLAGVRYDGFTKKSLVGLNPQELYVGPNLVVPDGFTSAQKMLSWHNANDRVWDEFPPADNPDFTNTWFLRCRDLLDTYKPDMLYFDDTGLPLGQTGVDITTHFYNSNMALHGGRNEAVVFGKEFVPQHRGAAALDLERGRSNDILPLPWQTDTCIGDWHYSREVFEQHKYKYAKTVIHLLADVVSKNGNLCLNIPLKGDGTIDSDERQILADLAAWMPINGEAIFGTRPFTVYGEGPPDPVKTGNFNEGNGRPYTSEDMRFTVKDGRLYVIALGWPADSKLKIKTFARGSKELPSEISKVEMLGVGEPCSFERNSNELVVKLPTQKPNDIAYGFRIEVSRLNTSS from the coding sequence ATGAAACTTTCAAGACGAGGTGCACTCGGTCTTCTCGCGGGCGCGGGACAAGCTGCCGTCACGTCAAGACTTCTGGGTGCCGTTATCAATTCCCCGGCAAACCCGGTAGGGAGAGTTGCGACCAGCCTTGAGCGCACTCTTGCAAAGGGGCCGTTCGAACCTACATGGAAGTCGCTTAAAGCACATTACGAGACACCGGACTGGTTTCGAGATGCGAAGTTCGGCATCTGGGCCCATTGGACGGCACAGTGCGTGCCCGAGCAGGGGGATTGGTATGCCCGCAGGATGTACCTTCAGGGCGATCCGGCTTACGACTACCACGTCAAGAACTACGGCCATCCTTCAAAGGTCGGCTTCAAGGATATCGACATCATGTGGAAGGCAGAGCGCTGGGATCCTGAGGCCCTGATGGATCTGTACCAGGCCGCTGGCGCGAAGTACTTCATGGCGCTTGCCAATCATCACGATAACTTCGACAACTACAAGTCCAAATATCACGATTGGAACTCAACGCGAGTCGGTCCAATGAAGGATATTGTCGGGACCTGGGGTGCGATCTGTAAAAGACGCGGCTTGCGATACGGGGTCAGCAACCATTCGGCCCATGCGTGGCATTGGTTCCAGACTGCATACGGCTACGATGCGGAGGGTCCATTGGCGGGTGTGCGGTATGACGGATTTACAAAGAAGAGCTTGGTCGGCCTAAATCCCCAGGAGCTCTACGTGGGACCCAATCTGGTCGTCCCGGATGGCTTCACATCAGCCCAGAAGATGCTTAGCTGGCACAATGCGAACGATCGCGTTTGGGATGAATTTCCCCCAGCTGATAATCCCGACTTTACTAACACCTGGTTTTTGCGTTGCAGGGATCTTCTCGACACTTATAAACCGGACATGCTCTACTTCGACGACACCGGGCTCCCGCTGGGCCAAACCGGTGTCGATATTACGACCCACTTCTACAACTCGAATATGGCCCTTCATGGAGGACGCAATGAGGCCGTTGTCTTCGGGAAAGAGTTTGTTCCACAGCATAGAGGAGCCGCAGCGCTCGATCTCGAACGAGGCAGGTCGAATGACATTCTTCCGCTTCCGTGGCAGACCGATACCTGCATCGGCGACTGGCACTATAGCCGTGAAGTCTTTGAGCAGCACAAGTATAAATATGCAAAGACAGTGATTCATCTGTTGGCGGACGTCGTCAGCAAGAACGGAAATCTGTGCTTGAATATCCCGTTGAAGGGTGACGGCACCATCGATTCCGACGAGCGGCAAATCCTTGCTGACCTAGCAGCCTGGATGCCGATAAACGGAGAGGCCATCTTCGGCACGCGGCCTTTCACCGTGTATGGAGAAGGCCCACCGGACCCGGTGAAAACTGGTAACTTCAACGAGGGAAATGGCCGACCTTATACCTCCGAGGACATGCGCTTCACCGTTAAGGATGGCCGTCTTTACGTCATCGCGCTCGGTTGGCCCGCAGATAGCAAACTTAAGATCAAGACGTTCGCTCGCGGATCGAAAGAGCTTCCAAGCGAGATCAGCAAAGTCGAGATGCTCGGCGTCGGAGAGCCTTGTTCCTTCGAGCGGAACTCGAACGAACTGGTTGTGAAACTGCCGACACAGAAGCCGAACGACATCGCGTACGGATTTCGGATTGAGGTGTCTCGCCTTAATACGTCCAGTTAA